Genomic window (Falco cherrug isolate bFalChe1 chromosome 4, bFalChe1.pri, whole genome shotgun sequence):
GGTGTTCACAAGCCGCGTTGGGCTCGGCCCTCTCCATGTCAGCCCATCCTTTGGGTAAGGACACTGGTTTTCTTGGGCTGCATCGCGCTCTTTCAAGGACGGATCCACTTCACAGCAGAAATATCAATTAGTATCAAATTAATGCTCACCCCCTCTTTGTGCATCTGCTGTGACTCTGAAATATtaccttcattaaaaaaacaaactcccAAACTGCCACAGCTGTCTGATTTCACGCGTGCACTCCTATCTGCTTCAGAGGGATTACATGGGCATTAATTAATTCAAGACTGGGTCCCTTTACCAgtttatatactttttaaacagttttaactTACCACAGTCAAGCAGCTAAAGCATTTTACAGCCAGGTGGAAAATCATCATTGTTTCACCAccgtattaaaaaaaaaaaaaaaagtaaattatttatatgGCTGTTAAGTAGGGGTGGAGTATGCAAAGCTTTATCTTGTCATGATTTAAATCCCAGGCAGTGTTCAGTTTGGAAATTACACCAGATGGATTCCAGAGTGCAGCTCAAGGTCATCTAAATACTGTGCTCTGCTCCAAACCGTAAGCATGATCATCACAAACCACACAAAGCCATCAACAGAAATTTAATACACTGTCAGATACTCGGTGATCTTCTGAAAGAGCACTTACATGCTCCTTACCCTCGAGTGCAAGGACACAAATAGCCCTTGTTTAAAAGCAATACGGGAGGAAGGAAATCTCTCCGCGTGTCGGTATCATAGGAAAAGTGCATTTATGCTGTTGCTttgtaaataaatgctttataaGAGCTGGTTGTTCGATAGCCAGATGGTTCAGTTAGTGTTGGCTTATTCTAGGCGAGTTAAGTCACTCACCTGCAACTGGAGACAGAGCGCTCACTCTCAGGAGTTACACACAGTATCCTGGGCAGTACGTACGGGGTAATCCATcacccaaacaacccaaaacacacaGACCTAACCCTATGGGGAacttccccctccctcttttttttttttgttttttaatgaaaccatTTACACTCAACTAATAACTTTTACCAAACTGCGGGTTTTAAGACTTAATAGAGAGATGTCACTAATGAGTAATAGACGAGTGGGTGTCAGCTGCTCTATTTTTGCCATGGCGCGCCCCAGCACGGCGCCCTGCCTGCAGCCGCCTCCCCGCAcgtgctgctgaggctgcctcAAGGTGACGGTGCCACCGCTACGGCAGCAGGTCCGCAGCACCCGAGAGCAGCCCCGTGAGCCTCACGTTTAACTTCTGCACAGAATagggcgctttttttttttaagcacaaaaaGCACCATTATGCATTTCAGAGAAAGGTGGTCAATGGCTTCTCTCTAACAAGGCGCTGTTTTACAGAGGCTGGCTAATGCTTCTGAACACTGTTCCACCTGCTGCCTTTGACACAGCCATtcacccttcccctgccttAAATTATCATTTTTACACCTTTCATCATTATAGCTTACATACACCTGGAGTTCCTACTTTTCTTGCCACCTCCTCAAAGGCAGTGCTCCAAAGTTTGGGAAATGCCAGGTTACCCAGATCACGCTAAAGACTAATATCAAACAAGGAAGCACTTCCACTCAGCCTTTTTACCTCCAACCAAGGCAATTCGCCTTTCTATTAGGACAAAGCCGGTATTTCCAACAAAACCCAGTTTTTCTGGAACACAAAGTCTAAAAAACTAATGTATTAGTTCACTGAGCCACTGCATCTGCTGACTCAAACTAATACCGCGTTTACCAATATGCTACGGAAATGATGTGGGAATGTGTACTTGGGGAAGAATATTTAGCAAAGCACTTAAACTCAGCACATTTAGAGATTTCCGTGTAGATCTGTTAAGTGTATCTTTTCACAAAGGATTGGAACCTTTTAAATATCTTGAGGAAATGGCAAGACCTCCAATCactttgaaatttcaaaatatttgttcctCCAATGACTATTATATAAACCCAGTACAAAGTCTTGCTGAGGAATCATTCTCTATGTAggtcaggaaaaggaaaggcaacTCGTATGTAGTCTTGTAAGGGACAGAAGCGGATACAGAAATctaagtgtatttttaattttcctgccCGTTTCCCTCAAGCAGCAACGGATTTTTCCAGATGTAGAGAAAACAGCGTTTGCAGATATGtacaaaagtttattttacaAACAGCAACTACTTTTGAATAACAAAATTGCAAAAACATAGACCAATATTAGAAAACCAGCTCAGGGGTACATTTTCTATCTGAAGCACAATTTAACAGACTTCACTAAGTAAAAATACTACCCCCCTACTTCTCTCACACCCCTCCCCAGCCATCTACCAGATGGAGTTTCTTTATAAAGCTTTGAGTCAAGATATGGTAACAACATTAGTGACACTGCAGTAATTTTGGACAACTACAATTAATTGATTTACTgtactttatttccttttcctagcCTTAGAAATAGAAAGTCAGCTCAGATCTGGAATAAGACTTAAGTCTGATTCTGGAGAAATTTTTTCTCCAGTAAGTGTTGAGCCACAAcatttgtgtttgattttgttaCACCACTAGCCCACTAGTCCTATTTCTCAGTCAGGGAAAAAGCAAGTACTTAAAACTATGAAACTGCAACAAGCATTACCTTGAGTTAGCAATGAAGTATTTGTTCAGGACTCTGAAATGGCTGCTACTGTTAGAAACCTGTTTGTAAATGTATACTGACTTCAGTAATAAAAGTACTTAATGTTAAAAAGCATAAGAAGCTTACAAAATATTGATTCAAAAGGATTACGTGCACACATTTTTTCATTGAACTACAAGAGTAGCAGAGTGTGCAAGTCCAGAATTTTGGGTTCTTCTAGAAAGTGAAAAACCTGTATGACAAATTCAGTTTTAGGAACCTGTGTACAAATGTCTTACTCAGCTGTTCATGGACAGAAATGGAGGGCATCATTACAGTCTTCGAACTTCACTTTGAACTCGCTTTTCATGTTTCAGAAAAGTACCAAGAGCAAATTTGGGATAGCTTAATTCAATCAAAGACAGTATGAATTGACGTCTAAGCAAGAAATTACcacttttaattttcaaagctgttggGTCTTgatgagattttttaaaaaaatcatttttaatatttgaaaacattagAGAAAACGAAAGCATCTCAAGATATTACAGAAAGTCAGTAATGAAAGCTATTATAATACAACAGTACTCATTAGCTGTAATAAAGCTGGGTTAGTCCATTTTTCACTATAGACCCCACTTTTCAGGTTACATTATGCCAttaaaaaactgtttcttaGTACACAACTTtctaaacactgaaaaactttacaaattgttttaaattaactcAATCAGAATATTGCAAAAATTTCTCAATGCTCTTCAGCTTAAATTGATGGGATTTTTGCAAACCATTTACCTGTAACATGGAGTAATTTTTGGTATTGAAGTTTACTTTGAAAGTATTGTCCATGCTTTTTATCAGGCATACCAGTATTTTTGTAGTCATATCACTTCAACAATATATAGTTCAATACCTGCAATATCAGTATCTGATATTCCCTATGGCAAATGGGATACATCTACAGACATTTTATAAAGGAACCattattgtttgttttctcaaaaaatcaTCATCACATAAGTTTTCTAAAAAGTGTTTTGAACAAACTCATTATATACTCAGTTTACAACATTCAGCTTCAACATGTGTGTTGAAGTGTGCCAAGCACTGTAATACGAGCTGAACTGAAATtcaaaaagcattcagaaacactttttttagaCTCTTAAGAACATTGCTGTTTATCAGAAAATTCGCTTTTCAGACAAGTCTGATATTACGATCAGAACTCATTCATCACACTTTTGCTCACTGCTTGTCAGTTTGACAATTCCCACCGTGTACAATCTCACCCTTCTCAGCAGACTTCCGTAACGTCACAGTACAGGAAGGATTAAGACAGAGTGGCACTCTTTGTTTTCATCACCTAGCTGTTGTGTATATACTGTATATAATGCAACAGTCAACAAACAAGACAGCATGGAACCCATCTTCCagcattaaaaaagcattttaataaactAGAAATGGCAGCCTttttaagaaattttcttcacagttttatAATTGCTAGCACATATTTAATAGTGACAGGCAGGAAGCCCCAAGGTGTTGATAAACATACTTGAAGACAGTACTGATTGCTGCATCCAGAAAAGTGGTGGCAGCAAATTCAGCTAAGTGTCATTCATGGCTTGGAAGATCCAattcaaggaaataaaacctTCCCCCCCACCCATTTGTAAAAGTAGCATTTGACAGAAAAAAGCCAacccaaaataataatactaataaaaaaaatatcagttgaGTTCAGTACTTCTCTCCATAAGCAGTCAGTTGAATTGGTAAAGTTTCAGCAAACTCAGTAAACATCCTTCAACATCAGTTGTGACGCTGTCAAAAGAGTTTTTTCCTAacagaatactgaaaaaaaattattaaatacagtTTCCATCGTCAAAGAAACCTTTTCAGCTATATCTGCTGCTTTCACTAGGACTTCGATTGTTGGAGTAACTGCGATCGCTTTCACTGTCAGAGCCATAAGATCtacaaagaaaagattaaaatgccTCAAAGTTGTATTTCGagcttcaaattaaaaatcacatcacataaaaaaaaattgtcaagaCACATGAGACTAGAAGAAAACATACAGGTAGTCTTTTACAGGATCGTATTTCATATAACCGAAGTATTCATTAATGGAcacttaaaattaatataatcatTAACTCTATGCGATGAGAACCCTGTGTAATTCAAGTCAAACTGTTTGTAACGACAGGATTTCTTGCCTTCTCTGATACAGCTAAGAAATCTTCCAAAATAACCATTTTTCTAAATGCCGATAGCTGACTGAAAGTATATTCTAACAATTTATATTGCAAGCATTTCTCAACTAAGGTAACTTCACAAATCCTTGCTTTATATTACTgctattttttgtttgaagaagGGTCTTAAGAATTAGGCCCTGTAACAAACAACAGGACTGTGTGAGCATCTGCAGAGTGGAAGCTAtagattaaaatgttttggcttATCCAGAAGAATTCCAAGCTCAGCACCTGGCCAAACAGCAAGACAGAGTCCAGATGGTTTCAGACAAGCCACAGGACATATTCAAAttacacagaataaaattacaCAGAATAAACTTTCATTAGATTTTTCTAGCCTCCTGCCTGTGAGGAAAGCTTTCTAAATGGAAGGTGAGTGTATCCTAATCGAACATTGTTTCTCTGAAGCTTCCCAACATCCTAAACCAATAATTTTACAAGTCTATTTCCACACTCTGGTTAATCTCATTAATTTCTCCTTAAACACAAGATGAAAGTTGTCTACTACTGTCAGAATTAAACAGGGAAATGGGTGAGAGCAAAGTCCATTAAGATGTGGTACAAAGTTGTGGAAAAAATGAGTACGAGGACAGCAGAGGATGAAAATTTACAGTAGTCTTAAGAGATCTGCCAGATTTACCACTGACTAATGTGGGATATAATAAAAGGTACAAAAGAAATCACTGATGTTCACTATATgtaagtgtgtgtatatatatatgtacacacacacatcctgTTCCACTTCTGATATTTGTGAAATGTGCTCACTTATACCTATAATTATAATTCCCCCTAGACAGAACAGAATGAAATTTGTTCTAAATTCATCAGAAGCACAGTGGATTTGCAGGtcaaaatgttctttcaaaatatgttccagaaagttaaaaattaattctgcatagcactgcaatttttaatttcccttccagatttttttttttaaatccactttTGCAGTCTAAGCAAAAAACACTTTATCGGCCAATGGAATTCTTTACATACCAGGTAGCTTTTAATCCATAACAGGGCACTTGAGTCAAATCTTGAGAGCTAGTTCATTATagtttttaagaaacatttaaaattataaaaaaaccctcaaacatGCTTATTTTGAATGCATATATACAATGAACTGGACCCTTCTCAGATCTGTCTTACACCAATTTCTTCCCCATCCTCAAATTTAGTATGTCAGAAATTCCAATTTCCTCACTCACACACTTGCTCTAATTATTATTGgttttaattattacttttgGTAACAATGTATTTCATACGCTATGGAgaacccccccacacacattAGCCTTCATGAACATCATAAACATGTATTTAGCAAATCCTTTTGCATCAATACAGTGTCAAAGCCATGGTAGCAAAAACATACCTGGACCTTCTATCGTAACTTCTAGATCTTCGATAGCTGTCACTCCTTTTACTTCTACTTCTACTTCTGCTATAGTAACTATCATACGTGTATGACCTACtttaaagggaaaaggaaactATTGTAAATCTACAATTTCTTGTCTAAAATGCTATTTACTATAAATGTAGGTTCTAAAGACATTTATATGCAGAGATGAGTGGCtacacagaaattactttggAAGGATGTGGCAAACAATAATCCTACATTTTACAGAAGTTTAAACACAAGAATCTTCAAACCAAcagtaaaaatctgaaatttatcAACCTAGAAAAGACCTACTAAGCATTTCAAGTTAAGTTTAAACGCGCTAAGCTTTGTGTTCCCTCTACAAACTGTAGATGCagtaaaaaaatcttgtttgctaatacttctgaaaacaaggaGCAAAGTGCTTCTGATacctcaattttattttaacaataaaaagtaATAGTGAATACATTTCCCATCTCAGATAATCACCTTTAATGCCAGGATGATTTggttattttcagcttttaaaagcaccttatgttaattttgctttgattcAAGTTGCTATCATGATATTATGTTTTTAAGTACCAGTGATAAGGAGTATTCTTATACTAAGTATTTTTACAGTAAGTGTATCTATTGTCAAGTTTGTATAAAACTATAATCCATACCTGGATCGACTGTGATGACCATAAGAACTACTTCTGGATCTACTTCTACTATAGGTTCGActgacaaaaacaaaaacacagagaCATTTTAAGTTAATCAGAAACAAGTGCTGAGAAGAACTCAGGGTAGAAGGGCAGTGAGAGGAGAGGAACATATTTTGCTCAGAATTCCTTATCTATActacaaaatattaaatgaaataatttttcagttacagaaaacattGACGTCTGACTATTCTAGTTTGCACATTTCAAGCAGATACTTCAGACTGCAGTATGCATAGCTAAGCACATTTCCAACTTGCCCAGAGCCTGAAGCACTGGAATGCTGTGCCTAATTTACTGGTTTTGTAATACACCCCAAAACTATCTCCACTTATGTAAACCTACCTACGACTCTTGTAACTGTGGTAAGAACTGCTTCGACTTCTTGACCGATCTCTACTATACCATCCTCTGCTTCGGCTTCTTGTATAGCTCCTTGACCTAAAATCAATgaacaactttaaaaagcacaaaatggaATATAACggaagagaagagcagcagaaaacaggaagcaAAAGTATTCTAAAGCCTTATCTTAAGCTAAACATTTATTGCATACTTGCTAAATGATACAgtgctgtttaaaagaaaaatctgagttgaaaaagaaacacatgtcttaaaaatatcagaaactCCAAGTTAGCACGGTAGGCTATAGGAGTAGCACAAACTTCTTACCTATATGAATATGTAGAACTTCGGGATCGACTCCTTGAGTGACTGTAAGATACGGACCTTGTTCTGTGTCTGGATTTAGACTCCGATTTACTTCGTGACCTACTGAGACTCCTGGAGGGGCTATTGTCATCTCTACTGGGAGATTCTTCCTCACTGGAACTTTCTTGGTTCCTTGGCCTTCGATTTAGCCGTGCTGTTTTTCTAACTTCATCAAACAGAGATCCAGgtcttactttatttttagcttttatttcaaTTCTTAAACCTGCTGGTTTAGGCTCTGATGCTGAAGCTacatttttaacttctgcagCAGGACTAATTGTTGCTGGCTGTAAATTACCAACACCTTGCAACGGCTTCCATTTATTATCTGTCATATTGCTTTGCGTATTTTCAGTAACTTCACTTTTTATACTACAGTCCTTAGCACTAGACACAGGAGCAGAGTTATTTTCTTGccttcctgcttctttttcttctttaatattaataaagtCTATAATATTGTTTCCTAGCTTGACAGTATCTTGTTCAGGGGTCTCAACCTGTAAATCTTTGTTTCTACTAGCACTTAAAGCCTGAGGTTTAGCAGAGAGAATGACAGGAGACAAAACGTCCACATCAACCTTCCCTGGTGAATTACGATCAGGAGTACAAATCTCCATGTTGTCATCTGTCTGAATAACATCTTCCAATCCGTTCTGGTTACTTTCCTCAGCCTGTTTAATCTCATTCTTGCAAGTGATCACATTTATTCCTGAGTTTAAAATACTGGTTGAAGCATTTATTTCAATGCTATCCTTATTGAGGTTACTGCGATCTGGTGAGGCACCACATGTAGTGTTTTTACCTAAAAGGTTTTCATCCGCACAAGCCTTTTCACCATTCCCCATTTTATCTTTGACTATTTCATCCTTTTCATAAACTTGCTTTTTATCCTTTATGTCCCTGGTAGGCTGCCTCTCTTTTTTATCATCACTGGTAAGTGGCTTTTCATTTATCTCATCATCATCTTCTTCACCAAACTCCAGAGGGGGTTGccaatgaaacatttcttttcttttctgaactttgtgtttcttctcctttttcccttttgatttttcttttgcttttttggagTGTGattttttaagagattttttcaagccctgtttgtgtttttttgacTTTCCTCTAATGTTTGTTGAGCTAGAACGAGAACTCTCAGATTCAGAAGATGACAACTGTTTGCTTGTCTTCCATGTACAATCAGAATCCAGAAAGCCTTCTGAAGAATTTGATTGCTTTTTTATCCTTTTGGTGACGCTAAGCTCTGTATCAGATCCTGATGTggcctctccttcctctttaCTAGAGGAGGGTCTGGAATCTCCCCTATTATGTCTTGCCTCTCCTCTTTCAGAATTTGATTCAGAGTCCCATTTACTACCCGAATAGGATTTTCGTTTAGTTTTTGCACCACCTCTAGGCTGCTCAGAAGATTTCTCcttagctgctttctttttagcATGATCAGAATCCTGCTCACACTTAAatttctcctcccctctctcagAACTTAAGCTATTTTTATCCTGCTTCTGAGTATCTCCTTCTAATCGAAAACGGCCTTCTTTTTCTTGGACTACTTTCATTTTGGCAGAACGCTCACTGTCAGTAGAGAAGTCTGAAGATGATAAACTGTCACTCTCTTTCAGTCCTTGAGAAGATTCATCGTAGTCTTTTGTACACTTATAAGGGAGAGTACTTTCAGAGCTCGTTTCTTGCCTCAGTTTAAGAGACCGAGCTTTTTGATCACTTGatatggattttcttttgtttctgtgtctaTCATCATCACTAAGGGAATAGTAAGATGTTGATTCACTACAACCTGACCTATCACTGTGGTATTTACTCAGTGACGGTGATCTGCCAGAAGAACGAGATTTTGTCCTAGAGCTAGATGGACTTCTGGATCTCGTGTAAGATCTTGAGTATGACCTGCTTCGAGAGGACCTGCTTCTTGATCTCTGCCAACTATCTGAGCTTCTGTCACTACGATATTTGGAATAACCGCTTCGATCGCTATCAGAACTCCTTTGTTGCTTACGATATGAGGAAGAAGTGTTAGCCTCTTTAACAACTACTAAATTGTAATTAGTTTGTGTGGGTATTAAATGGGTTGTTTTAGCTTTCATCTCCTGAATTCTCTCATAAGATGGCTTCCATGGTTTCTGCCCAGGTTTCCACCTTGAAGGCGGTGGACTATCACTTAAGGGTATAACAGGGAGGTTTTCTGGGACAACTGGTGGTACGACAACTTTATCACTTGGGAGTATAACTGCTCTTACAGGCTCAGCAGTCTTGCTcaacttattttcatttaatcgTACTGAAATGTTTCGTGGAGAATTGGAAACTGTCTTTTGATGCCTAGGGTTAGAACTTGACCTTGACCTACTTCGAGAACGTGACGATTTAGAGGCTGATCTTGATCTAGAACTTCTTCGGGAATAAGATCTTGATTTAGACCTAGATCTGGACCTGTAGTATGACCGAGTCCCTCTGCTTGATAAAGTTGATGAGCTCTGATCTTCCTTATCAGATTTAGACCAGTCTCTTCTGGATGAACGTCTAGAAGACAATGAAGAAGAACGAGATTTCCTCTCATGATCACAAGATGATTTTCTCCTCCTGAGGAAGGAATGAGAAGATTCTACATCTGATGAggctgatgttttcttttttttcatttgcttgtgcgtcttgaaatgcttttgctttttagatttctttttatgtttcaccttctttttctctttcctgtgctttttgtgATGGCTAGAATATCTCACAGTACTTAGATCAGAATAACCGTTATGTGACCAGGATCTTGATCTCCGGGATGCACTTCTTTCATCCCATCTGCTTGTACATGGGTCACTCAACCTAGAAAACAAATAAGCCCCACACTAAGTGAAGAGTCTAAAATTTTCAGATAAGCTAAGTATTTTCCCCACTTTCAATGCagctcagttttaaaaaaattaacatacaCGCTCCCCTCCTTTACTACCAGACAACTGTGTTTTGACTGAGCTTGTCAGAGCTACTTACAGAGAGCTACTTCTCTGTAAGAAATGAATCAGCCAACATCAGCAAATTTTGCATATTGTAGAACCTGTGTAAAGAGATTTAGTGTTTTAACTACCTTAGTCCACAGGACTTTGACCTCCGCAACTACAGGATTCTTAAACcacatttaaatacaaattttaaaacatcttattTGGTATTCTTTAAGGTGGTACACTGCAATACAGTGATAAACTGAATGCACTCAGGATATAAAAAGAACTATCAGAAACACATGCAATCATTCAAtaatgatttttcagttttccttttgaggTTTATCTATCATCATTTGATAGAAGCTCATATTTAGTATCAAGTAACCAGAAATTCCAGAGACCTGGCTTCCATCACAGAATTTGCAATTGTAGGGAGAACATATATATCTAGAACAATACAGGACTGATGGATTTGATTGTCTTGGTATCCAAAGAAGCCATATAACCAAGTTTGAGACTAAAGGAAATCTGACTTGACTAGCTCTATGGAAAGCAACAGGACACTGGACAGATCAGTTAACTACTTATTTAAGAAGTATCCAAGATGGCACCGTCAGAAACAACtcttctgatatttttcagtgtgtgttcATCTGGTGTCACATTAACAAAGTAGAAAGGTTTTAAGAAAGTTTTCCACTTctaattttcagaatttaaatggAATGTGTTAACCACAaagatatttacattttttattcaaaCATGGAAGACATGGTATATCTACAAAATCTATTAAGGCTTCTGTAAAAAACCCAAGGTGTTTTAGATTTGTAGTAAGGATCTTACTTATCGCCTTTGCTCCATTTTTCTCCACTAGGTGGTCTGTACGTTCGTAATCTCTGCATTTCCTCTTTCCAGTGAGGAGGGGTCTCACTGCTCTCGTCATCATCTGATTCGGAACACGATCGTGATCGAGGGGGTGTGTGATATCGCTATGCAAGCAAAGACAGACAGTTgcataatgcatttttctttaaaaagagacCAGTTAATTTAGATAAATATATGGTGCCTCTTAGACAGATTTTGCATGCATCTTGTAACACAGGCCAGTCAACATTATGCACACAGGGtccacaaagaaaacacaagttcTAGCTTTCCTGACAAAAACACCCTGTTTTGGTATGCATACATCCTTCGTGTGAGAGTGGATTATACAGCTAGCTGCCTTTTCATACTCTGCAAACATTTATCATAACTTGAGAGGGGCCAGCAGTTAACccattttttcaaaacacaagagGAAGAATCAAGGAACAGGTCATGGATTCCCTTCATGTAACCCACTTGGAAAAACACAATTATCGCAGATAAccaagtggtttttttttaggataCTAAAGCACAGATGTTTCACTTCAGTTAGCAGACACTTAAGTGCTTGTACGAGTAAAGACAAGCCCTATTTCAAAAGTTACTGCTGTTCAGATCTTCAGAAACGAGAACCCAGTTTAAGACACttcccaaggggaaaaaaaacaaccccaaaaatTCACAAAAATGAAGTTACATACTTAAATTATGCTTAGGCACAGCATTTAAGTAGGCAATAAGAGCTACTtgtgcagcagagaaaaaaactcTAATATTGCTAActcattattttccattacCCAGTTGGATATACACTTAGGCAAATTCTGTGAGGAAATTAGATGCTCCTTGACTCaataaaggaaaacatctgGATTTTACCAATTATTCTGagccattttaaaagcaactaaTATTTGAAGAAGAATAACATATTGCCccccagaataaaaaaaactgaaagatgCATGTATTGGTTTGTTCAGTTAATTACAGGCAGAAGTCTTTAAGACattctgtttatatttaaaaaaacccaacaccaccACCTGCCATGAAATTTGGAGCTTCCCTATCCTTTGAGCTGAAGCAATGACTACTTAAAAACCCCCGAAGATTGTATAGATGAATGGTATACAATAGGTTGTGAAGGTTTTATGGACCTCCCTAATTCTCTCATATTATACTCAGGAGTCTCTCAGAACTTAAGAGGATTCAAAACTACAAATAAGGATTCTAAAAGGCATCAAACGGTTTCACCCTGGATAGAAACTGTTGCTAATCAGACTAttagaaatggcagaaaaatgtttcttcaacTAGTTGCTATCCCTAAATTATTTATAGTATTACTGGGTTTTCATTCTTAATTCTGCCAAAAGGGCACCAGAATTACAAAAGCCAAGACAGACACCCAAATGCCTGGCAAAATCCAATTCCACCCAGCTTTaagctattttttccaaaagtctttatttacataaatatttcaaagcattcAATTTAAAAGGCTTCCTTTAGTGTATTCAcaagtattaaataaataaaagctgtcaGATGCAGCGAACACAGCTATCAGATTTAACGTCAAGGCTGGCAAATAAAGAGTTGGTTCTCGGGTGAGGCTGTAATACTCCAACACCCAGGTCCACACTACAGCCACCTAAGCTGTTTATTTTGTGGCTGAAAATAATTGCATCACAGGGCTCAGCAGAAAAGTACTTCTTAAATCCAGTGGCTACCACATAAGAAAATCATGCTCAGAGGAGTCTCAGTTACGACCATGCTAACGAAGAGTGTCCTCAGCTATACAGATATTGATCTCTCTagataagatattttttttttggtaggacTTCCACTTGCAAAAAAACTTGGCAGGACCAAGCCTTGTTTTGGTTTATGGTTGCCCAAATGCTGCCTGCTAAACTGCTTGAGGAAAACATTCTAAAGGGGAAGAATACTCTCAGTCACGGTACACCATAATCTGAAATACACCAGAACCAAATGCACAATTACAAAAGCTTTTACTTTCTTCACTCTTTCCTTAACTGAAAAACAATAGCGTAGCTGTGCAGTGTTTTGAGCCTTGTATTGTGGGTTACTAGCGAAGAGGCAAGTGGAACTAAGGCAAAAGCAAAAGTCTTCAGGACACGA
Coding sequences:
- the NKTR gene encoding NK-tumor recognition protein isoform X2 encodes the protein MGVQDRPQCFFEIEINREPVGRIMFQLFSDICPKTCKNFLCLCSGEKGIGKTTGKKLCYKGTTFHRVVKNFMIQGGDFSEGNGKGGESIYGGYFKDENFILKHDRAFLLSMANRGKHTNGSQFFITTKPAPHLDGVHVVFGLVISGFEVIEQIENLKTDTASRPYADVRVIDCGVLVTKSAKDALEKKKKVCSDSEASDSSSSASSSSETSSGSEAENERSRRRKRKRRAKTKQSRKRRKEERRKEDPRCKRTSNQRRLSDKSDITEKAVDVSTKRDKPVVRPEEIPPVPENRFLLRRDVPVVNVEPEPKVLDTTPVLTDQKPSVSKSGRKIKGRGTIRYHTPPRSRSCSESDDDESSETPPHWKEEMQRLRTYRPPSGEKWSKGDKLSDPCTSRWDERSASRRSRSWSHNGYSDLSTVRYSSHHKKHRKEKKKVKHKKKSKKQKHFKTHKQMKKKKTSASSDVESSHSFLRRRKSSCDHERKSRSSSLSSRRSSRRDWSKSDKEDQSSSTLSSRGTRSYYRSRSRSKSRSYSRRSSRSRSASKSSRSRSRSRSSSNPRHQKTVSNSPRNISVRLNENKLSKTAEPVRAVILPSDKVVVPPVVPENLPVIPLSDSPPPSRWKPGQKPWKPSYERIQEMKAKTTHLIPTQTNYNLVVVKEANTSSSYRKQQRSSDSDRSGYSKYRSDRSSDSWQRSRSRSSRSRSYSRSYTRSRSPSSSRTKSRSSGRSPSLSKYHSDRSGCSESTSYYSLSDDDRHRNKRKSISSDQKARSLKLRQETSSESTLPYKCTKDYDESSQGLKESDSLSSSDFSTDSERSAKMKVVQEKEGRFRLEGDTQKQDKNSLSSERGEEKFKCEQDSDHAKKKAAKEKSSEQPRGGAKTKRKSYSGSKWDSESNSERGEARHNRGDSRPSSSKEEGEATSGSDTELSVTKRIKKQSNSSEGFLDSDCTWKTSKQLSSSESESSRSSSTNIRGKSKKHKQGLKKSLKKSHSKKAKEKSKGKKEKKHKVQKRKEMFHWQPPLEFGEEDDDEINEKPLTSDDKKERQPTRDIKDKKQVYEKDEIVKDKMGNGEKACADENLLGKNTTCGASPDRSNLNKDSIEINASTSILNSGINVITCKNEIKQAEESNQNGLEDVIQTDDNMEICTPDRNSPGKVDVDVLSPVILSAKPQALSASRNKDLQVETPEQDTVKLGNNIIDFINIKEEKEAGRQENNSAPVSSAKDCSIKSEVTENTQSNMTDNKWKPLQGVGNLQPATISPAAEVKNVASASEPKPAGLRIEIKAKNKVRPGSLFDEVRKTARLNRRPRNQESSSEEESPSRDDNSPSRSLSRSRSKSESKSRHRTRSVSYSHSRSRSRSSTYSYRSRSYTRSRSRGWYSRDRSRSRSSSYHSYKSRSRTYSRSRSRSSSYGHHSRSSRSYTYDSYYSRSRSRSKRSDSYRRSRSYDRRSRSYGSDSESDRSYSNNRSPSESSRYS